The proteins below are encoded in one region of Amycolatopsis acidiphila:
- a CDS encoding acyltransferase encodes MSEFGRRLASQVRIELWSMTVGAAVNGVLGSALMPRPLRLAGYRLFGAQVRTGNIFPGLRVYGAMRNLEIGRRTFLNAECYLEPVAPIRIGEACQFGPQVMVVTSHHPTLADGTVSRVSEGRAVEIGDRVWVGARAQILPGVRIAADVVIAAGAVVTRDCPVPGVYAGVPARLVREKTVAT; translated from the coding sequence TTGAGTGAGTTCGGCCGTCGGCTGGCGAGCCAGGTGCGGATAGAGCTGTGGTCCATGACCGTCGGGGCGGCGGTCAACGGGGTGCTGGGCAGCGCGCTGATGCCGCGCCCGCTGCGGCTGGCCGGCTACCGGCTGTTCGGCGCGCAGGTGCGCACGGGCAACATCTTCCCCGGCCTGCGCGTGTACGGGGCGATGCGGAACCTGGAGATCGGCAGGCGGACGTTCCTCAACGCCGAGTGCTACCTGGAGCCGGTCGCCCCGATCCGGATCGGGGAGGCCTGCCAGTTCGGCCCGCAGGTCATGGTGGTCACCTCGCACCATCCGACGCTGGCCGACGGCACCGTCTCGCGGGTCTCCGAAGGCCGCGCGGTCGAGATCGGCGACCGGGTGTGGGTGGGCGCGCGCGCCCAGATCCTGCCCGGCGTGCGGATCGCCGCCGACGTGGTGATCGCGGCGGGTGCGGTCGTGACCCGGGACTGCCCGGTGCCCGGGGTGTACGCCGGGGTGCCCGCCCGGCTCGTGCGCGAGAAGACGGTCGCCACGTGA